A segment of the Erythrobacter sp. F6033 genome:
TACGCCATGGGCGAGCAGCAGCTGGGCAAAGCTAGGCAAGCTCCCCGTCGCAACATAACTGCTCGGCAAAGGGCTTCGCGCCACCAGCCGTGTATCTGGAGCTGACACAATTGCAGGCAAAGCGGCGATGCCATTGTCGCTTATCGGATAGAGAGTGATGGCCTCGCCCGGTCGCGGAGCGAGAATCGTCCCGGCAATCGCGGTGCATGCGAGCAAAAGCTGCGCAGGGGCCAATGACCTGCGCAGCCTTTTGTGCGCAATTCCGATCAGACTGTTTTCCATGCTTTCCATGGAAATTCGTTTGACGGATTTTGGTTATCGCTCCGATGGCGAGCGCATGCGTAGTTCCACGCGGTCGGGCCTATCTAAAGGGCGGCTCGTTAAAGGCGCGCAACTTGCGGCTATGGAGACGGTCACCTTCGTCACGCAGCCGGTTGCAGGCTTCCAGACCGATCTGGAGATGAGCCGCGATGGCTTCCTCATAGAACTTGTTGGCCTGACCCGGCAGCTTGATCTCACCGTGCAATGGCTTGTCCGAGACGCAAAGTAGCGTGCCGTACGGAACGCGGAACCGGTATCCTTGAGCGGCGATTGTGGCGCTTTCCATTTCAACGGCAATCGCGCGGCTTTGGGAGAAGCGCTTTGCAGAACTGGCGTAGTGCAGTTCCCAATTGCGGTCATCGGTAGTGACAACGGTGCCCGTGCGCATGCGTTGTTTGATATTCGCACCTTGAACGCCAGAGACCTCTTCCGCAGCAACGGCGAGGGCCTGTTGAACCTCTGCAATCGGGGGGATTGGAATTTCAGGGGGCAACACATTGTCGAGCACGTGGTCATCGCGCAGATATGCGTGGGCGAGCACAAAATCGCCGATCTTCTGACTTGAACGTACGCCGCCGCAGTGCCCGATCATCATCCAAGCATGCGGGCGAAGCACTGCGAGGTGATCGCATATGGTCTTCGCATTGGAAGGCCCGACGCCGATATTGACCAGCGTGATGCCTTTGCCGTCTTCTCGTATCAGGTGATAGGCGGGCATCTGGTGTTTGCGCCAAGCGGTGTCGTTTAGCTGCTCTTGTGCGTTGTCGGTGCAGTCTGCGATGTTGAGGCCGCCCGCGCCGGTCAAGCCGGTATAGCCGCCTTCACAGATTTGCTGAGCGCCCCAGTTCACGAACTCATCGACATAACGATGATAGTTGGTGAAAAGGATGAAGTCCTGGAAGTCCTCAACTCGCGTGCCTGTGTAGTGCGCGAGACGTGCAAGCGAGTAGTCAGTGCGGAGGCCGTCGAACAGCGAGAGCGGCATATCCTCGTTCTCGTCAAACTCGATACCGTCGGCCAGTTCGTCGCCAATCAACGCGAGGTCGGTTGAAGGGAAGTGTTGCGCGATGTCGGTCGGCGC
Coding sequences within it:
- a CDS encoding AMP nucleosidase — protein: MTPIKTIIEQLQQVYSEAVSTLRADVIAFGKDGTIPPSRKRTDGSYAYPQLTLHYSGVGEPLDRSRAFGRLEMPGTYTTTVTRPDLFAPYLSEQLELISAEYEIEVEVGKSKQEIPFPYVLDGAAGAAMVGIAPTDIAQHFPSTDLALIGDELADGIEFDENEDMPLSLFDGLRTDYSLARLAHYTGTRVEDFQDFILFTNYHRYVDEFVNWGAQQICEGGYTGLTGAGGLNIADCTDNAQEQLNDTAWRKHQMPAYHLIREDGKGITLVNIGVGPSNAKTICDHLAVLRPHAWMMIGHCGGVRSSQKIGDFVLAHAYLRDDHVLDNVLPPEIPIPPIAEVQQALAVAAEEVSGVQGANIKQRMRTGTVVTTDDRNWELHYASSAKRFSQSRAIAVEMESATIAAQGYRFRVPYGTLLCVSDKPLHGEIKLPGQANKFYEEAIAAHLQIGLEACNRLRDEGDRLHSRKLRAFNEPPFR